The Candidatus Omnitrophota bacterium nucleotide sequence ACTATTCCATAAGCAGGAAACCTTCGGCATAAATAACCTAATCTCGAAGTCAAAAATGAAAATGTTATAAATTGTTTGCCACCATGTTTTACAGTCGTTGCTTGCGCATTGCTTTTGATTTGAATAGGAAAAGACCATGCAGATGCTTTTGATGATTCAAGAACTAATTCAACCTCTATATCGATGCCATAATCGTCTGCAATTTCTCTCGCTATAAAACCTGCTTTTTTCGTAAAAAAACTTCTTACAGCAAGAATGGACTCTTGGCTGGTTTTTGAATTCTCATCTACTATCGGACTATCATCGAATGCCATATAACTTATCCTTTATAACAACTCTTTCTTTTTCACTTACGTTCGGTTCATCCCTTGGTGATTATCATAACTCTTTATCCTGCTTGCAATTAATCCTTTAGTTTACGTAGACGTCCTACTTGGTAACACCCTACATATAGCGGGGCGCTAAAAGTAAGAAGTTTTTATATCCATTTGGCAGGGCGTAACTAAATAGGACGCCTGCTGATACCTCACCAGTAATTCATATCTAAATCTTCCTATACCTTGTGCTCCTGCCAAGGCCGATGCGCTCAACTTTTTTAAGGCGAATTAACTTATCTAACGCTTGGGCTACTGTTGGCTGGGCAACTTTGGCATTTTTTGAGATATCTTTCGGTGCTGCCTCAACAACAGTCTGTAAATATTCCCAGACAGCGATTTGCTTAGGCGATAACAATTTTTCAATGTTTTCCTTGGATAACAGTTCAACGGCCAATTGAGACTGCTTATAAACCACTGATAGAAAGAAATCCAGCCAAGGAATAATATTAGGTTTGGTTTTTAATGTTTTCTGGCTTTTTCTTAGGGCCATATAATAGTCGGCCTTGTTATCTTCTATCAACTTTTCGTGCGAAACATACGGCATATACTGATAACCGGCCTGCAATAAAAGCAAATTCGTAAGGATGCGGGAAATCCGGCCATTGCCGTCCTGAAACGGATAAATTTTCAAGAATTCAACCAAACAATTCCCTATAATCAATAAAGGGGGATATTTATTTTCTTTAAAGGCATTTTGCGCTGCTTCAACTAATTCTTGCATTTCTATAGGCGTAAGATATGCGGGCGTAGTATCGAAAAGAATAGCGACAGATTTCCCTTCGGTATCAATCATATGGACTTTATTTTCAGTTTTTTTATACTCGCCCCGATGAAGCCTGTCTTTTTGGACGTATTTTAGGAGTTCTTTATGAAAATGCTTGATTGCGTTTTCGGAAAAACGGATATGCTTCCAGGAATCGAAGACATTTTGGAGTAACTCATAGTATCCTTTTACTTCTTGTTTATCGCGGTCGGCAAATTTCTGAATTGAAATGCCACGCATAAGCTT carries:
- a CDS encoding Fic family protein — encoded protein: MPNTFNQRLENLPPEIWSKITKIEELKGQWISGARLSPQVLGRLKRSVLVTSTGASTRIEGARLSDEDIEKLMRGISIQKFADRDKQEVKGYYELLQNVFDSWKHIRFSENAIKHFHKELLKYVQKDRLHRGEYKKTENKVHMIDTEGKSVAILFDTTPAYLTPIEMQELVEAAQNAFKENKYPPLLIIGNCLVEFLKIYPFQDGNGRISRILTNLLLLQAGYQYMPYVSHEKLIEDNKADYYMALRKSQKTLKTKPNIIPWLDFFLSVVYKQSQLAVELLSKENIEKLLSPKQIAVWEYLQTVVEAAPKDISKNAKVAQPTVAQALDKLIRLKKVERIGLGRSTRYRKI